Within the Luoshenia tenuis genome, the region TGCTTTGAGGGTAACCAGATATTCATCCTCGCTGAGCTTTTGGTAATCGGCCACTACCTGGTTTTCTTCCAGCAGCTCGGCCCGGCTGGCCAGGGCAAAGTGCTTGATTTCCAGCCGAAGCAGGGGCGGGATACGATCTAAAAATAGCTCAAGGGCTTGGTTGCCTTCCGCCGTCAGGTGGAAAGGACCACTGCGGCTCTGGCTATCCGGGCAAGCCAATAGGTTGTTTTCCACTAGCTCGAACAGGGCCTGCTGCAATTCAAAATAGTCCAGATACCCGGTCTGATCCATCAAGCGGATGAGCTGCTCGTTGGTGGGGGGCATGCGCAGCTGCTGGATCAAATAGAGCAACAGCAGCTTTTTATTGGCCAAAAGGGTATTCATATCCATCATTTCGTTTAAAACACCTCTTGTAATATTATACCCTATTTGCTGGGGATAGGCGAGAGATAAAGGACAAATAAAAAACTCTCTCTGCAAAACAGAAAGAGTTTTATACCGCCCTTAAGGCTCCCGTTATACAGCGAAATCTTTCAGCTGCTCTAACAGGTCTGCACAATCCTCGCTCTGAATTTCGAGGGTGATCGGCTTGCTCAAATCCAGCGAGAAGATACCCAGGATGGACTTGGCGTCTACGACATAGCGGCCGCTGCGCAAATCGA harbors:
- a CDS encoding DUF4364 family protein; protein product: MMDMNTLLANKKLLLLYLIQQLRMPPTNEQLIRLMDQTGYLDYFELQQALFELVENNLLACPDSQSRSGPFHLTAEGNQALELFLDRIPPLLRLEIKHFALASRAELLEENQVVADYQKLSEDEYLVTLKAVEQGVTLFQMELNIATRELAKELCNNWKKRSGLAYRALIDALLNPNPIPALPPQEDDQTTLL
- a CDS encoding HPr family phosphocarrier protein, with the protein product MKSLTVQLTTTESVKKFVDIVSRYAFDIDLRSGRYVVDAKSILGIFSLDLSKPITLEIQSEDCADLLEQLKDFAV